From the genome of Populus alba chromosome 10, ASM523922v2, whole genome shotgun sequence, one region includes:
- the LOC118044786 gene encoding germin-like protein subfamily 1 member 1 translates to MEKTSHSLLPSLLTLALLLGSAKADPQPLQDYCIADTSKPFYLNGAPCIDPKLAASSYFTTAALSRPGNTKATPFGFSVKVTNVTNLPGLNTMGLTMARVDLDPNGLVPLHSHPRASEVTICIKGTLLVGFVNTSNYLFTQLLRPGESFVFPRGLIHFLFNLETMGSALAVSGLSSQSPGTQIAAFAAFTSKPSVPDEVLKKSFQISNQDVARIRRSLGG, encoded by the coding sequence ATGGAAAAAACCAGTCATTCCTTGCTTCCCTCACTCCTCACCCTAGCTCTCCTGCTGGGCTCTGCGAAAGCAGACCCACAGCCACTGCAAGATTATTGCATTGCCGATACATCTAAACCTTTTTACTTGAACGGTGCTCCCTGCATCGACCCAAAACTCGCAGCTTCTTCCTATTTCACCACCGCAGCTCTGTCCAGGCCAGGCAACACGAAAGCCACCCCTTTCGGCTTCAGTGTCAAGGTCACCAACGTCACTAACCTGCCAGGGCTAAACACCATGGGCCTGACAATGGCCCGGGTCGACCTTGACCCAAATGGGCTCGTCCCACTCCACTCCCATCCACGGGCCTCAGAGGTGACCATTTGCATCAAGGGCACCCTCCTTGTGGGCTTCGTTAATACAAGTAATTATTTGTTCACGCAACTCTTAAGGCCTGGTGAATCCTTTGTGTTTCCAAGAGGTTTGATTCATTTTCTATTTAACTTGGAGACAATGGGCTCAGCACTAGCTGTGTCTGGACTTAGCAGCCAGAGTCCAGGAACCCAAATAGCTGCTTTTGCTGCGTTCACATCAAAGCCCTCTGTGCCTGACGAAGTTTTGAAGAAATCATTTCAGATTTCTAACCAAGATGTCGCGAGAATTCG